Genomic DNA from Chelonia mydas isolate rCheMyd1 chromosome 6, rCheMyd1.pri.v2, whole genome shotgun sequence:
GTGGGGCTGTTTTCAACCCTGCACACCTTGACCTGCTGCTTTCATGTCTCCCTCCTCTTGCCCTTGTCTATCTCCTCCTCATGCTATAGGCAAGCAGCCCCATGAGGCTGATTCACCTCCCCCTGGAATCATTTACTTTGGCCACTGAATTCAGCTGGAGCCAGATTAGACTCCTAAAGCCTTTCTGCTAGTGCTGGAACGACTTCTGTGaggccagcagcagcaaagaccaACCCACTTGTGGTGTAAAACTGAACTCCAGTACAAGATGTCAGGAGAAGAGCCCCTCTCCACTCTCAGGCTGGCTGGGAGAGGGCTGGACTGCCACACCAACTGAATTACACCCTAGCCCATGTAAAGGGATTTGCCTCTATTTGGAAGTCACAGTTCAGCTGCAAAGCCAAAGGCCTCGCTAGCTGCTCAAGTGCTGGTCCTCTAGGTCAGCCCCGGATTGGAACCGCTCACACAGGTGACATTCCATCCAGGAGCAGGGAGTTGTGCACAGACCTGCAATCACCTACATTTACTAGTGATTTGCGGGGGGCAAAGGGGCTCAGTTTGTGGGTGCTGGCTTGACACCTTAAAAGGCCCGACTTTGAGAGAGCAGGTGCTCTACACGTTCTgacaatcaggcccttttaaaaaGTGTCCCAGCGGGCccccaaaatcacttttgaaaacttaggCCAAAGTCCATTTGGATGAAACACAGAGCCCTGTGCTAATAAAAGGAAGCTAAAACATAAATATGCCCAATTTACCTAAACAATAAAGAAAACCTAGGGAAAGTACCACAGTGGGGCAGGTGTTCTATAAATTATACTTTAATATTAGTGCTTAACATTCTGCCAGACACACCAGGTGAAATCCGGGCCCCTGTGATGTCAATGGCAGGACGCCCATTGAATTCAGCAGGGCCAGGGTTTCACTCACCCTTCGTAAGGTATGTTGGGCTTCATCAGTGCATAGGTTTGGGAAGACCTGCTTCCCTGATTTCTAGGATTTCTataccccccctccaccccttcttttttttcttaaaatgcccTTGGCTGGTCAAAGGAAGGGCAGAGGATGAGACTTCCTGGAGTCCattaatttttctatttaaatcaaACTTTCAGCTGTCAGTCCTTGAGACACTTGCATTTTTGAGACTCACAGCTCAGTCAGGATGACATGTATAAAGATCCAAGCAGccttaaaaggaaaaggaggaagcaaTTAGAGCTGCGGGTGAGGAGGCCAacctccgtgtgtgtgtgtgatacacGCACACATTGCGATGACCAAGTGGATTGCCACTCGTTTACGGCCTCACTCACCCTCAGTTACTAAACTCATGGAATGCAAGAAATTTCAAATGACATATCATTGAAACTACCCAGAATCGTATTAACACAATAAATATATacagctcagaattgtgggcaggCAAAAAGAGGAAGATACACTCGTCATCTCCCTCTTGCTGCTTTCCACAGATGCtcagtgctcagataccacgcTGATACTCAGGGGTCTTAGCAACAGCACACCCCTAAGCTAGGCCAGGGAAGGGGCCTAAAGCTAACATCTGTAGTTGCTTCTGGAGGAAAACAACATCCAGTGTGCAATGTCAGTTTCATACAGGTCTCCTGTCAGAGCCCAGCCTGCTTGCGTGACAGTAGTCCACAGCAGTCGGCCTTCCCATACTGGTCCAGTGTTGGTCACGACCCCGTGTCCTATGACCCATCCCGCCGCACAAGCGGCGTTGCTCTGCTTGCACGTCATCACTGTGGCCACTAGTGCAACTGTTCGCACGGGAAGAGCACCAGTGGCACTTGGGGCCCGGGCGGCTGTTTGAAAGGCAAGTAAGGTGTTGAGATTTtagctacactgcagttaaaaaaaaataaaaaaagcaccCAGCCTACACTCTGGGTGCCCTTGACAAGCATTCTGAAActgtactaaataaataaattaccaaaaaaagAAGGAGCAGGAAATAAGGAGCATGGTGTAGTCAGCCAGTGAACCATAGTTTAAGAACTGCTGGCCTATGCCCATTAAAACAACAGGTTACCTTGAGCATGTATGGTTAGGAAAGTGCCAGCTTTATGGATCTGTGCCTATGTATGCTGTGTGTTCCTCAGATGACAGCAGGCCAGCCCGTGCGTGTCCAAGGGAAGCGGGACAGACAAAGGGGTAGGGCGGCGGTATGGTGGACTACACGAACATGGCATGTTTTTCCTCTTGTGTGAATGTGCTTTGTGGGGCAAGAAGCTGGCAAAGAATGAAGTGGAGTGTTGTCGGTGTGACTTGGTTCAGGCAGTGACCGCCCCCTGCTCAAGGATGACAAGGAGTTGTAGGGCGAATGGGCTCATACAACATGCGCAAGGCCGAGCGCGGCTGGGCCTGCAGACTGAACTCAGGCAGAGTGTGGAGAGGTTAGAATACAGTGTTCGGCGCTAAACTTTAATTTATTAGCCGGGCACATTTGGGGGAGCAAGCTACTTTGGAATAGGACTGATCCTGCTCCCaggaaagtcaatggcaaaattccactGGGAGCAGGACCAGCCTCTGTTGTGGCTTCCGGGCCTCCCCTCCGCTACACTGTTCAGGGTGTTACTCGTTCTCTTCTCATCTCCTTGGGGTCAGGGGACGGCCTGAGGCACGGCCCAGCTGTTTAAAGCAGCCCTCCTCGAGCTCGCTTACTTCAGCCGTCTGTATGCTACTTGCACACAGCTGACGTGTCTAGCAGATCTACTGGACCATGGGTGCTTCCATTTCACAGACCTCTGACAGACGAGCGCTTGAAAGGGACATAGCATGAGGAGAAAGTGGAGACTGTGTCTTCTATGAGATTTTTCCATCTCATAGTCTATCAGCTGattaaagcccagatcctcaggtaTTTAGGCTCCGAActtccattcaaatcaatggaagttaggagctgtGCCTAAGTCACCATCTGACGGATTAGTTCACCTTGTACCAACCCTGTGACCCCAGGAGAGCTGGCCAGGGCTATTGTACGACCCACCCCCAGGATTCCTGCTTCACTTACGTCAGCAAGAGGTGGTGATAAGGATTTTTTCCCTGTCAACACCCTTCACTCAGCTTAAAATCCAGCCAGCTCAGCCCAGACAGAGACACAAGATCATTACATTGCAGTGCTGTAGATGAGTATGCCCCGCCCCCCCGtcgttcccctccccccgcacaccccGACTTTCTTGCTGACCTCCTGAAGCAGAGAGGAAGATTCTCTTGCTTCTACCTTCAGAGCACAGTGTCTGGTACCCTGTTTATttcagctgggggaaaaaaatctctattttcaATTGGTGGCCCTGAGTAGGGAAGGCTGATCTGTCTattgctgtaatatctgagcacctcacatgcatttatcctcacaacaaccctaTGAGGTAAGgaattgttcccattttacagctggggaagtgaggcccccagctgcagtgacttgcccaaggtcactaaggaggtggcacagcagggactgAACCCAGCGTTACTGAGTCCAGTGAAGTGGCTAAGCCACAAGGCCACCCATCATCTCACGCACACATTTCCTGATGGGGGCAAACTGATGCAAGTGGGCAGGGGAAAGGCGGAAGTGTTTTCAAAGGCAGGCCAGTCAGGCAGAGACCTAGGCAAGGACGGGCCAATGCTGCTCTCCCACGTGCAGATCAGATCctagggaggggaggaggttcAGTCAATCTGCATGTTGTACTGCTCAATGAGGTCATACAAGCTGTTGAAGCAGCTTGACACCTGGAGGCTCACGTTCCCGCTGTTCAGGGACGAGGCTCCCTCCCGCAGGGCCAAGTCGTGGACATACTCACAGAACTTAGGCACCAGCTGCAAGAGAGAAACAAACACCCCTCAGGAGGCGTTCACCTGTGCCGCCACATTGCTATGCATTGCCTCTTTTGAATGAGCCACGTGAATGGCCCCGTCAGAGCCTCCATCTgttcccctgccccagggggtgACTGCTGGGGGAGACATGCTCTGTCAGCAACGCCCAGAGACAAGGAAGTGAGGGCTCGCGGTTCAAAAGTGTGGCAAGTgcatctctcacctatgtctggcAACCCCAGATTCAGCCCTGTGCTGGCTGCAACAGCCTGCTGTGGGCTTTGCAGGCATGCAGAATAGCCAGGGTACAGGTCGGTCTTGGCCACAGTTTTCTGTGCCTGATCCATCTCTTCCTTCCTTTAACTTACACTCTGCAGCGAGGGCTGCCGTGAAAGCAGCCTAGGGCTGGCTCTGTGACTGGACCGAAGGGGTTTCTGCACTGGGGCTATTCCCTAGAAGACCCTTATGCCTACGCTGCAGCCCCATCAGATCGGTCTAGGTTCTTATCTTGGTACCCGTCATGGTAGTGTCAGAGCGCTGAACGGTATGCGTTCCCACCCCTCCCAAACAGCGGCGAGCCAGGACTGGTCCGTGCATTGGCAGGGCTCACTGGAGGGGAATTTGGGTAGTCAAAGAAGACTAATAATTAAGCTAGAAAGAGATGCTTAGTTACCCTCCCAGGACTGTAAAGCTTTAGAGGCAGAGGAGGATTCTCCACTTCTTGCCATGTGGCTGTGAAGTTAAGTGGGTGGGGGGGTAAATCTCTCCCCGCTGGTTATCCAGGGATCTCCACTCAAGCACTAGCTCCTCACCAGCTACATGGACCCACGGCCACTCCACGCAGAAGAGGGGTGCAGCCTCTTAGCGGCTGCACGtcaacactgaagtcaatggagctggcCATCAGTGAACAAACACTAACCCCTGAACCATCCCGCCAGAGACAAAGGACGCTTGGCATTTAGCCAGCACTTCCCTCCATAGCTAAGGGAGAATGATGCTTCTTGGCTCACCTTCACTAGGATTAACATGGCCTCCTTGGGCTTGGATTTGGAGAAGCACTGCCCAAAGCCAAGGTAGATGGTGAAGTCGGGAGATGCAGCCCTTTCATGTTCCTTAAAATCCTTCAGCTCTGCAGAAGGAACCAGGATGGTTTTAGTAGCACAAGGACAAGGCAGGCATTGGGGTGGCTGGATTAAATAAACTGCCCTGGGATGGTCAGGGGACGGTGGCCACGAGAGGAGCTTTCTGATTAGGAGATTCTGGGGCTCCCTCACCCTTGCTCCTGGCCATTCTCTCTTCTCTCCGAAGAGCCCAGACAAAACCTGGAGGCCAGTGCTTATGCAGGCTGGGCTCCGGCCCTTGGTCAGCCTACGCGCCTCGACCACACTGGAGCCCCATGGGGCAAACGTATGGTAAGTAACGTCTCTTGGAGTTTCTCTCGGCTAATCTAACTGCTACCCGTAAATCTGGCCCCACAGAGTAAGCCACACCCGGACGCAGACTCACCCTTTGAGAACACCTCATAGTCGAAGATCTCCATCTCGGCGTCGCGTGGCAGCAGCTTGGgctcagggctctgagccatGTTCACCAGGTGCCTGGAGAGGGCCCAGAAAACCTTGCACTTATTCAGGCGCTTGGCATAGATCTTCTTGTGcttctgctccagcagcagccctgcGTTCACGAGCAGCTGCCTGGTGAACTGGGCCTGCTTCTGGTCAGACAGCTCATCTGGGCTTGGGAACTGGACCACCTGCGTGCAGCTCGGAGCAAAGGTGGGGTCCCCGTTATTGTACGCGAAGAGGCAGCTGCTGGTGGCCACCTGCACCTCGTGGAGCGGCCTCCCTCGGTAATAGATGGTGACGTCCATAGTGGGAGGAATGGTTTCTGCAAGAGACGAGGGAACGCTTGGACTATATAGGGCCTGGCAGGAACAGGTGCGCTCTGGTTCCGCTCGCCAAGGGCCCGATGtaatgctcactgaagtcagtgaagacacttccactgacctcagtggatgCTGGATTAGCCCCTGACATGCTGAGCCCATCGTCCCCACGCCCGGCTGCCACTGGCACCCTTGTTGGGAGTCCCAGCAGAGCACTGCCTGAGCGTTATGGTACCTGTCCATCCCTGCAGTTAGTCCCCCGCTTTCCACACGAGAGCCACGTCTGTGAACCCCATGGAACTTCCTGGATCCCCCTCTGCAAGCAGAGATGGGGCTGCTGAGATTTGGGTGGGGCGGGGTGTCTATTTCAAACCTGAAGCTGAGATGTCTAAACCTCCAAGAGAAGTGAAGAGGGCCCTCTAAtctaggggtggggagggaaaggtcGGTGCCATTCAGTTCCAATAGCTGTGTTTTCCTAAAGCTTTGACAAGTCTGCCCCAGTCCTTGTTCACCTtcagagggaagaggcaggggtgggTGACGGATGTACTCTGTGCTTGGGGCAGGTCTCCTTCCCTGGGGCAGGCAGCTGGGGTGGCGTCACTGACCTGTATTGTTCTGCGATGGCACTGTGTTGGGCGGAGGAGGATGCTGCTCTGGGAGAGGGGCAGCCAGCAGGGTCAACCTGttctgctctggggctgcccaCTGATTCGCTGGCTGGTGATAACCGTTCTCTCCCGGGCCATTCAGCGTTTGATAGATCACTGCGTTTCCTGCAGGCGCTTCGCTCGGGAAAGTGCTCTGGACGCCCGCGTGGTTATTGTAGTGAGGTCTCCCTGCAAACAGGACTTCCGCTAGGATGGAGAACAATAGGCTTGTGAGACTGGTAGGCAGTAACGAACCCGTTAGTTTCTGCTTAGCTCCGTTCTTTTCACCCACTCTCTTCTACAGTCCCTCCTGAAAACCCCCTGCTTTGAGCCCTAAACTGTCTGTCCAAAAGAGGCAGTTTTTAAAGAGAAGGAAACAATATCATAATTCTGCACAAACGGCAGTACTGCCCAGACGCACGCACAGCGTCACTGCTCgcttgttttgcttttgctgcctCCCATCCTCCGcatttagactggaagctctttgggatagAGACTTTGTCTCCCGAATGCACCTCACGTCCTACTGGTGCGGGATGAGTAATTGCAAGGGAATGGGGGAAGTTTCAGATCTAGCAAACAGCTTCATTTTGGTGCTGAacgggagctgagctcttctggcAAACTGGCTTCACGTGCGGGATCAGCTCTGAGTAGGCTTGGCAGAGCTCGGTGTTTATTTCTGAGAACTGGAGGATAATGGcgattgtttatttttaagcatttcccccctcccaccccccatttaaatgttcacagttgtgggaagtgatgggagggggtcagacagCAGGGCAGGCCAGGCAGTAATTCTTTAATGACCGACCTTGATttcaaaaagctaaagctttGTAACTGTTAGAACCCGAATTGTCGACCTCACCGGTCAAACTGTGCACAGCCCATCGCCCTAAACCAAACTCTCGTGAATTGTTCAGCAGAGGAAGAaaactgctgcttctctgcacaTTTCTATTTTTATCGATGGAATATTTATTCCTCGGTTTGTGTGTAGAGTGAAATCGACGATTActgacatttaccgataaaaatctaaCCCGCCGAAGCCTAGTTCCGTATCTGCTTCATTTGCTATTGGGGGAGCATAACCTTCCAATGATCCAACAAGTCTTTTCTGTCTCAAGTGCCTGCTTACACCGGCCAGCTCTCAGATAATGGGGATATACTGACCTGCACTATTAAGAAGCTGACTTATGCCAGGAACTGTGCTGGATGGGAGGGGCTGCTGTAGAATTGAGGCCGCAGAAGGGTCATAAGCATTTTGCATGGGTTGGGTCTCTGCCATGGGTTGGGTCACCCACTGGCCAACGGGTTGGTGATAGTTCTCCACTGGTCCATTTGCCGCTCCGCTCCCCTGCGGTGG
This window encodes:
- the IRF7 gene encoding interferon regulatory factor 7 isoform X2, with product MAASESEGGSQKLRFAWWLIKQINSENYEGLCWVDKDRTQFRIPWKHTSRKDINPNDYKIFKAWAITSGKYNEKLKDPAKWKANFRCALRSTNMFLMMQDNSKTSEDPHKVYKIISSSPDVVAAAKAATTKNNNLHDTKEDIIPPSEEAPNLHHHMPRQLQPQIELNLEMSLENPPQEMNSVQNERPAYNPGRNPSQGYTTNNLAPNGYQCSPDTLQWILQQCSLTQSGCSPQQLPWTLDGGSGEVPYEDSQGYPNQHMGQNGYPPQGSGAANGPVENYHQPVGQWVTQPMAETQPMQNAYDPSAASILQQPLPSSTVPGISQLLNSAAEVLFAGRPHYNNHAGVQSTFPSEAPAGNAVIYQTLNGPGENGYHQPANQWAAPEQNRLTLLAAPLPEQHPPPPNTVPSQNNTETIPPTMDVTIYYRGRPLHEVQVATSSCLFAYNNGDPTFAPSCTQVVQFPSPDELSDQKQAQFTRQLLVNAGLLLEQKHKKIYAKRLNKCKVFWALSRHLVNMAQSPEPKLLPRDAEMEIFDYEVFSKAGA
- the IRF7 gene encoding interferon regulatory factor 7 isoform X1 — protein: MAASESEGGSQKLRFAWWLIKQINSENYEGLCWVDKDRTQFRIPWKHTSRKDINPNDYKIFKAWAITSGKYNEKLKDPAKWKANFRCALRSTNMFLMMQDNSKTSEDPHKVYKIISSSPDVVAAAKAATTKNNNLHDTKEDIIPPSEEAPNLHHHMPRQLQPQIELNLEMSLENPPQEMNSVQNERPAYNPGRNPSQGYTTNNLAPNGYQCSPDTLQWILQQCSLTQSGCSPQQLPWTLDGGSGEVPYEDSQGYPNQHMGQNGYPPQGSGAANGPVENYHQPVGQWVTQPMAETQPMQNAYDPSAASILQQPLPSSTVPGISQLLNSAAEVLFAGRPHYNNHAGVQSTFPSEAPAGNAVIYQTLNGPGENGYHQPANQWAAPEQNRLTLLAAPLPEQHPPPPNTVPSQNNTETIPPTMDVTIYYRGRPLHEVQVATSSCLFAYNNGDPTFAPSCTQVVQFPSPDELSDQKQAQFTRQLLVNAGLLLEQKHKKIYAKRLNKCKVFWALSRHLVNMAQSPEPKLLPRDAEMEIFDYEVFSKELKDFKEHERAASPDFTIYLGFGQCFSKSKPKEAMLILVKLVPKFCEYVHDLALREGASSLNSGNVSLQVSSCFNSLYDLIEQYNMQID